Proteins from a single region of Acidianus ambivalens:
- a CDS encoding PaREP1 family protein produces MLSLKTSADIYLEEADELLKKGDTAQASEKLYKAAEEAIRLLSFILKLNLEIVNTKSLTEAVFLISEKLKDDKIPIYWASAISLITVNLSKEVVKDLRNDVEELVKIADREYIKVLGRG; encoded by the coding sequence ATGCTAAGCTTAAAAACTTCTGCAGATATTTACTTGGAAGAGGCTGATGAGCTGTTAAAGAAAGGTGACACAGCACAAGCATCAGAGAAACTCTACAAAGCAGCAGAAGAAGCAATAAGACTCTTGTCCTTCATTCTAAAATTAAACCTGGAAATTGTTAATACTAAATCTCTTACTGAAGCAGTGTTTTTAATTTCAGAGAAACTAAAGGACGATAAAATACCAATTTATTGGGCGTCAGCAATTTCTCTCATTACAGTAAATCTAAGTAAGGAAGTAGTGAAAGACCTTAGGAACGACGTTGAAGAGTTGGTTAAAATTGCAGATAGAGAATATATTAAAGTTCTTGGAAGAGGCTGA
- a CDS encoding mechanosensitive ion channel family protein, with protein MLPLVIYSISAAISNLETDFINAIPSIILFIITVIIGYVIAVVVSDVVARVLYNLSASYPELRIGTGLIAGTVKALIILIALAIAFSLLNLGPASVYIGFIVRYLPYLAGAILLLTLGISLVNLFTDFANRQIGQTDPFANVIIQVLRLGLYAVIITVATELAIFFWIPSINSYLFYGIIIGSIILLFSFTITGKAIDEISKAHPETASVLGYARLVLYAVFILIAIGIIVQPFSNVTAIIQTFAWGLAIAFAIIIIPLVYALAKKIIQ; from the coding sequence ATGTTACCGTTAGTTATATATTCTATATCTGCGGCCATAAGTAATTTAGAGACAGATTTTATCAACGCAATTCCATCAATAATATTATTTATAATAACGGTTATTATAGGATACGTAATAGCAGTGGTAGTCTCTGACGTAGTAGCTAGAGTGTTATATAATTTATCTGCAAGTTATCCAGAATTAAGAATTGGAACTGGGCTAATTGCAGGAACAGTAAAAGCGCTTATAATTTTAATAGCGTTAGCAATAGCTTTCTCCTTATTGAACTTAGGTCCCGCAAGTGTGTATATAGGCTTTATTGTTAGATATTTACCTTACCTGGCAGGTGCAATATTACTATTAACCCTTGGTATATCGCTGGTTAATTTGTTCACAGACTTTGCGAATAGACAAATTGGTCAGACAGATCCTTTTGCAAATGTTATAATCCAAGTGTTAAGACTCGGCCTATACGCTGTTATTATTACTGTTGCCACAGAGTTAGCAATATTCTTCTGGATTCCTTCAATAAACTCCTACCTATTCTACGGCATTATCATAGGTTCAATTATACTCTTATTTAGCTTCACCATAACCGGTAAAGCAATTGACGAAATATCTAAGGCACATCCTGAAACTGCTAGCGTATTAGGTTATGCAAGGTTAGTATTATATGCGGTCTTTATCTTAATAGCAATAGGAATTATTGTTCAACCGTTTAGTAACGTGACTGCAATAATTCAGACATTTGCATGGGGATTAGCAATAGCCTTTGCTATAATAATAATACCACTTGTCTACGCACTAGCTAAGAAAATAATCCAATAA
- a CDS encoding DUF973 family protein: protein MEQSSLIEGVSKLRSGSLLEIVTSILIIITVTSILSVIAIGAAGVFVMLVIFLIAILTDILGILRIRKGFSILNTAGLGTGIGSIGALLILLGPLLEFIAVILLIPAALSGNILYSMGSFTGLNIVGEVIGFIGLILLIIGFYKVGNYFNNGTVKIGSILLILGIIGFIILYLGLGSVLNSLKSGTLPGSTTGATVIPSQASVYQQGQGTISGGTAYITLYATAPVGISYASIQGTNYYATQSSISPQQLSQGINRVVINFGNISLTPGMQYTIRIGLSNGTAVDATVVAQ, encoded by the coding sequence ATGGAACAAAGTTCGTTAATTGAAGGAGTGTCAAAACTAAGAAGCGGTTCCTTGCTAGAAATAGTAACGTCAATATTAATAATCATAACAGTGACGTCTATTCTTTCAGTAATCGCCATAGGTGCAGCAGGAGTATTTGTTATGCTAGTAATATTTCTTATAGCAATATTAACTGATATCTTAGGAATACTTAGGATAAGAAAGGGATTTTCAATATTAAACACTGCAGGTCTAGGAACGGGAATAGGCTCTATCGGTGCATTATTAATATTGCTAGGGCCTTTATTAGAATTCATAGCAGTAATCCTTTTAATACCTGCAGCATTATCTGGAAATATATTATATTCTATGGGGTCTTTTACTGGATTAAATATAGTCGGTGAAGTGATAGGTTTTATAGGCTTAATATTGCTTATAATAGGCTTCTATAAGGTAGGTAATTATTTCAATAATGGTACAGTAAAGATAGGCTCTATTTTACTAATATTAGGAATAATAGGCTTCATAATATTATACTTAGGGTTAGGAAGCGTATTAAATTCATTAAAGTCGGGTACTCTCCCTGGAAGTACTACTGGAGCTACTGTAATCCCTTCACAAGCAAGTGTTTATCAACAAGGTCAGGGAACTATTAGTGGTGGCACTGCGTATATTACATTATACGCTACTGCTCCAGTAGGAATTTCTTATGCCTCAATACAAGGTACCAATTATTATGCAACGCAATCTTCAATATCTCCTCAACAGCTATCTCAGGGAATTAACCGAGTTGTGATAAACTTCGGTAATATTTCATTAACTCCAGGGATGCAGTATACTATAAGAATAGGATTATCTAACGGAACTGCAGTTGATGCAACTGTAGTCGCGCAATAA
- a CDS encoding PaREP1 family protein: MQIENWIKEADDLLSKGDVVQASEKYYKAAEEAIKFLSIRKNLSILRTVENQKRWTSSILFEAAKNLGGEVYKIWHSAWYLHVFGFHEMVLDKSDVEKISMKVKKIWSLI, from the coding sequence TTGCAAATAGAGAACTGGATAAAAGAAGCTGATGATCTTCTTTCTAAGGGTGACGTTGTTCAAGCTTCGGAAAAGTATTATAAGGCTGCTGAAGAAGCAATAAAGTTTTTATCAATAAGGAAAAATCTTAGCATATTAAGAACCGTGGAGAATCAAAAAAGATGGACTTCTTCTATACTATTTGAGGCCGCAAAGAACTTAGGAGGAGAAGTATACAAGATCTGGCATTCTGCTTGGTATTTGCACGTTTTTGGATTTCATGAAATGGTACTAGATAAAAGTGATGTGGAAAAGATTTCTATGAAAGTGAAGAAAATATGGTCTCTTATATAG
- a CDS encoding APC family permease — MNDQKPVEINKSRAKSKLSTSDLFFLSFGGQAPFISLLTFGTVMISLVGTQGAFAMLIATAVVALNGIVINRLSSRFKRGGGYYTYAYYALTERLGTSTGWVYLAYALSYGGTLLAGGAYVLYSILRMLPFTPSILLNQWLLALIVSGLASGLVIAGVRASAKYAMIMSTAEMIALVSLAIFFLRDSGWHFYNPFTVNLSPSLFEAVVFGLGIPTGYGSIAPLGYDASSKSIGKVAVAVVFYGGLLATFFFYSLGALDFTGNLVQYLLSDFGIVGAVILGFIALNDGTLGGMSYILANSRTLKAMSEDKVFPSILAKDIKGKPLYAEILIAGIFTSAVVALTNFMGLYGVFVILGGLAGIFNLFIHSSADLSLVRITAKRAKKHWWELSIGILATLVSIAVLIYSFTGFSPIMINIFLGWIVLGFFYLEIKEMLSSSSTED; from the coding sequence ATGAACGACCAAAAGCCAGTAGAGATTAACAAAAGCAGAGCCAAGAGCAAACTTTCAACTTCAGACTTATTTTTCCTATCCTTTGGAGGTCAAGCTCCTTTTATTTCTCTACTAACCTTCGGTACAGTAATGATATCGTTAGTTGGAACTCAGGGAGCTTTTGCAATGTTGATTGCTACTGCGGTCGTTGCATTAAACGGAATAGTAATAAATAGGCTAAGTAGTAGGTTTAAGAGGGGAGGAGGTTACTATACTTACGCATATTACGCATTAACTGAACGACTTGGCACAAGCACCGGTTGGGTTTATTTAGCCTATGCATTATCTTACGGGGGTACCTTGCTAGCAGGCGGAGCTTACGTATTATACTCTATACTTAGAATGTTACCTTTTACACCTAGTATATTGCTTAATCAATGGTTATTGGCATTAATAGTTAGTGGGCTAGCTTCAGGATTAGTGATTGCAGGAGTTAGGGCATCAGCAAAGTACGCAATGATTATGTCAACTGCAGAAATGATAGCTCTCGTTAGCCTGGCAATATTCTTCTTGAGAGATTCAGGATGGCACTTTTATAATCCTTTTACTGTCAATTTATCTCCCTCACTTTTTGAGGCAGTAGTTTTTGGTCTAGGAATTCCTACAGGCTACGGTTCGATAGCACCGTTAGGTTACGACGCATCTTCAAAGAGTATAGGAAAAGTTGCAGTTGCAGTAGTATTTTACGGAGGCCTTTTAGCAACGTTTTTCTTTTACTCCTTAGGAGCATTAGACTTTACAGGGAACTTAGTTCAGTATTTATTAAGCGACTTCGGGATAGTTGGTGCAGTAATCCTAGGTTTTATAGCATTAAATGATGGAACACTGGGTGGAATGAGCTATATTCTCGCAAATTCGAGAACTTTAAAGGCTATGTCAGAGGATAAGGTATTTCCTTCAATTCTGGCTAAGGACATAAAAGGAAAGCCCTTATACGCTGAAATCTTGATAGCAGGAATATTCACTTCTGCAGTGGTAGCACTTACGAACTTTATGGGATTATATGGAGTTTTCGTCATACTAGGAGGTTTGGCGGGTATATTTAACTTATTCATACATTCTTCAGCAGATTTATCCTTAGTAAGGATTACCGCAAAGAGAGCTAAAAAACACTGGTGGGAATTAAGTATAGGAATATTAGCAACTTTAGTTAGCATTGCGGTGCTTATATACTCATTTACGGGATTCTCTCCAATAATGATAAATATCTTCTTGGGCTGGATAGTCCTAGGTTTCTTCTATCTGGAAATTAAGGAGATGCTGTCGTCATCGTCAACAGAAGACTAA
- a CDS encoding nucleotidyltransferase domain-containing protein codes for MVEDLLKRINEEYERKFSDFLKKLISSYPDSTIVLFGSRARGKNRPNSDFDIIVFVSCENPLHKSIEIYQTTRPYFPVDIIVMKPEEVNDNNLKLTHMFYYGYKILYDGLNLKEKIERMMKENVNKLKDIIIYDDPKYKS; via the coding sequence ATGGTTGAAGATCTTCTGAAGAGAATAAACGAGGAATACGAAAGGAAGTTCAGCGATTTCCTTAAGAAATTAATAAGTTCTTACCCTGATTCAACCATAGTATTATTTGGTAGTAGAGCTAGGGGAAAGAATAGGCCTAACAGTGATTTTGATATAATAGTATTTGTGAGCTGTGAAAACCCTTTGCATAAGAGTATTGAAATTTACCAAACTACTAGACCCTACTTCCCAGTAGATATTATAGTGATGAAACCAGAGGAAGTTAACGATAACAATTTGAAGTTGACTCACATGTTTTATTATGGTTATAAGATCTTATACGACGGCCTGAATTTAAAGGAGAAAATTGAAAGAATGATGAAGGAGAACGTTAATAAGTTGAAGGATATAATAATTTACGACGATCCTAAGTATAAGAGTTAA
- a CDS encoding HEPN domain-containing protein → MRKFKVLLKEANDDLERGNLNKAVSALYFAVRKRLEEILLILRYEVPRRDDKLANVLKYLGYSEESRIFIELYELRKKADYSEEVISPEEAKKAFEYATRILKTLEKLEERVK, encoded by the coding sequence ATGAGAAAATTCAAGGTACTATTAAAGGAAGCAAATGACGACCTTGAGAGAGGGAACTTGAATAAGGCAGTTTCGGCACTGTATTTCGCAGTTAGGAAAAGGTTGGAAGAAATTCTTCTCATTTTAAGGTACGAAGTACCTAGAAGAGATGATAAGTTAGCTAATGTATTAAAATATTTAGGTTATTCCGAGGAGAGCAGGATATTTATCGAACTTTATGAACTGAGGAAAAAGGCAGATTATTCCGAAGAAGTAATTAGTCCAGAAGAGGCAAAAAAGGCTTTTGAATACGCTACTAGAATACTTAAAACCCTGGAAAAGTTAGAAGAGAGAGTGAAATGA
- a CDS encoding DUF4898 domain-containing protein: MERKKIINEECLYYKEIPRSIISNYEKFFNFVLPKNVEDKEIIISIPEAIFHEIEIIRNSILKVIKFKTIIIVLDKSSNISVCIK, from the coding sequence ATGGAAAGAAAGAAGATAATAAACGAGGAATGCCTTTATTATAAGGAGATACCTAGGTCAATAATATCAAATTATGAGAAATTCTTTAATTTCGTTTTACCTAAAAATGTGGAAGATAAGGAAATAATTATAAGCATCCCAGAAGCAATATTTCACGAAATTGAAATAATAAGAAATTCAATATTAAAAGTAATAAAATTTAAAACTATAATAATAGTTCTAGATAAATCTAGTAATATATCCGTATGCATAAAATAA
- a CDS encoding zinc-ribbon domain-containing protein, with protein MKACPRCGHLNPDNAYVCEKCGYYLGFESVPHIIPSTPITPPEKPLVKVCPVCGYINPGDATRCQRCGYVFQQPQVIVCPRCGFENPINATHCLRCGYPLKQSVPQTIVQRRKFPTIPVLASVIIAYIMIIILVYVLG; from the coding sequence ATGAAAGCTTGTCCAAGATGTGGTCATTTAAATCCGGACAATGCATACGTCTGTGAGAAATGCGGTTATTATTTAGGTTTTGAAAGCGTACCGCACATTATACCTTCTACACCTATAACTCCTCCTGAGAAGCCTCTAGTTAAAGTTTGTCCGGTTTGCGGTTATATTAATCCTGGAGACGCAACGAGGTGTCAAAGGTGCGGTTACGTTTTTCAACAACCTCAAGTCATTGTTTGCCCTAGGTGCGGTTTCGAAAACCCAATAAATGCAACTCATTGCTTAAGGTGCGGATATCCTTTAAAGCAATCTGTTCCTCAAACCATCGTACAGAGGAGAAAGTTTCCTACTATTCCAGTGCTTGCATCAGTAATTATCGCATACATAATGATAATAATTCTAGTTTACGTACTGGGCTAA
- a CDS encoding PaREP1 family protein: protein MENILKFLEEADELLKKGDTAQASEKLYKAAEEAIKFLSYRENINVLSKVKKEDRWKSEFLFDASLQLSTFYPEIKDIWKSAWILHVEGFHETRLDENKVKFYAENVKKLRKILEQFL from the coding sequence ATAGAGAATATATTAAAGTTCTTGGAAGAGGCTGATGAGCTGTTAAAGAAAGGTGACACAGCACAAGCATCAGAGAAACTCTACAAAGCAGCAGAAGAAGCAATAAAATTCCTATCCTATAGAGAGAATATTAACGTTTTATCTAAGGTTAAAAAGGAAGATAGGTGGAAATCTGAGTTTCTGTTTGATGCGTCTCTACAGCTTTCTACATTTTACCCTGAAATTAAGGATATATGGAAGAGCGCTTGGATTCTTCACGTGGAGGGTTTTCATGAAACAAGGCTGGACGAAAATAAAGTTAAATTTTATGCAGAGAACGTTAAAAAGTTACGCAAGATCTTAGAACAATTTCTTTAG
- a CDS encoding PaREP1 family protein, translating to MLIQTSSDVLLSIADDLLSKGDVVQASEKYYKAAEEAIKLLTVNLGLKDILNIAKESGWDLATLHKAVVEICKKLNNEDIFEYWESAIVLLTVENLSLDVVKDEAENVRKLVKISDEIANRELDKRS from the coding sequence ATGCTAATTCAAACTTCCTCTGATGTATTATTATCAATTGCCGACGATCTTCTTTCTAAGGGTGACGTTGTTCAAGCTTCGGAAAAGTATTATAAGGCTGCTGAAGAAGCAATAAAACTCCTAACAGTAAACTTAGGATTAAAGGATATTCTTAATATTGCTAAGGAAAGTGGCTGGGACTTAGCGACTTTACATAAAGCTGTTGTAGAAATATGTAAAAAATTGAATAATGAGGATATATTTGAGTATTGGGAATCTGCAATAGTATTACTTACCGTAGAGAATTTAAGTTTAGATGTAGTTAAAGATGAGGCAGAAAACGTGAGGAAACTTGTTAAAATCAGCGACGAAATTGCAAATAGAGAACTGGATAAAAGAAGCTGA
- a CDS encoding HEPN domain-containing protein, with protein MSELIEKGKQSFTAGDDAINKGYYWLACFLFHQSVELAIKGLLEITRNEHPYTHNLVELLKYFNPPDDILTCAMNLNPHYISSRYSLMSFYSRNDALNCKKNAEVILKWLKIF; from the coding sequence ATGAGCGAGCTAATAGAAAAGGGAAAGCAAAGCTTTACTGCAGGAGATGACGCAATAAATAAGGGATATTATTGGTTAGCTTGCTTTCTTTTTCATCAATCCGTTGAGTTAGCAATTAAAGGCCTCCTAGAGATAACTAGGAATGAACATCCTTATACTCACAACCTCGTAGAGCTATTAAAATATTTTAATCCTCCAGACGATATTTTAACTTGTGCAATGAACTTGAACCCTCATTATATTTCCTCTAGGTATTCCTTAATGTCCTTTTACTCCAGAAATGACGCTTTAAATTGTAAGAAGAACGCTGAGGTGATTTTGAAATGGTTGAAGATCTTCTGA
- a CDS encoding PIN domain-containing protein, with the protein MSGSNKGKKLEKYIEDKLDEVVINELNVEEIKYVICRKNGEKNAEEVENMLKSSGYFTIFPFSRVKGEVYKIKCKYPISLADASSIATAKVLDLSTLFRREKEIEPFKAELNVIFVDEIIR; encoded by the coding sequence TTGTCCGGAAGCAATAAAGGTAAAAAATTGGAAAAGTACATAGAAGATAAGCTGGACGAAGTAGTAATAAATGAGTTAAACGTTGAGGAAATAAAATACGTAATTTGTAGGAAAAACGGAGAAAAGAATGCAGAAGAGGTTGAAAATATGCTTAAATCTTCGGGTTATTTTACAATATTCCCGTTTTCCAGGGTAAAAGGAGAAGTTTATAAGATAAAGTGTAAATATCCTATATCGTTAGCTGATGCGAGCAGTATTGCAACAGCTAAAGTGCTAGATTTATCAACCTTATTTAGAAGGGAAAAAGAAATTGAGCCTTTTAAAGCAGAACTAAATGTAATTTTTGTTGATGAGATAATCAGATAA
- a CDS encoding antitoxin VapB family protein, giving the protein MSETIRVSKEVKRELIKIMGELQIERGEKVDFNDVIEFLLSLYRKKNPEILRSLVGILPNLSAEELEEERRKEIEREKEKYGV; this is encoded by the coding sequence ATGTCAGAAACAATTAGAGTATCAAAAGAAGTAAAAAGGGAATTAATCAAAATCATGGGTGAATTACAGATAGAGAGAGGAGAAAAAGTAGACTTTAACGACGTAATAGAGTTCTTACTTTCTCTTTATAGAAAGAAGAACCCAGAGATTTTAAGGAGTTTAGTAGGAATCTTACCTAACCTTTCTGCGGAAGAGCTTGAAGAAGAGAGGAGAAAGGAAATTGAGCGTGAAAAAGAGAAGTATGGTGTTTGA
- a CDS encoding Rieske (2Fe-2S) protein has protein sequence MIYEKEGKEYSFLAVCPHKNRPILSEGYKINDDKIECPFHHAVFSLITGELIKPPNSKTPCPADCKLIKVEFTSSGVKFYGKPIIPELPRKGT, from the coding sequence ATGATATACGAAAAAGAAGGAAAAGAGTATTCTTTCCTTGCAGTTTGCCCTCACAAAAATAGACCTATCCTCTCTGAAGGTTATAAAATTAATGACGATAAAATAGAATGTCCTTTTCATCATGCAGTCTTTAGCCTTATAACTGGAGAACTAATAAAGCCTCCTAACTCTAAAACGCCTTGTCCTGCTGACTGTAAATTAATCAAGGTAGAGTTTACTTCCTCAGGAGTTAAATTTTATGGTAAGCCAATTATTCCAGAATTACCTAGAAAAGGTACATAA